CCTGATGGATTGATTAAAAGCAAAACTTGTTATGATAAACCAATCTATACCAATGGAAAAGAACCAGATGATTCACTAAAAACTATGCTTGTTGAATTATACTATAATCCATACCATAAAACAATCCAAAAAAACATTACTGAATCTGGTTTAAAATTATGTCTTGATTGTCATTCCATGGCAGCAGTTGCACCTTTTTACTCTCCAGACAAAAATAGTTCCAAAAGACCAACGTTTTGCATTTCCAACAATGATGGAAAAACATCTTCTCAAGAGATGATGGAACAATTAGCTGACTCTCTTTCAAAATCTTATTTTATTGATAGGGAAGAAATTTTTCTTAATGATCCATTTCATGGAGGATATATTACTAGAACCTATGGCAACAATCCACTTCCTTGGATTCAAGTTGAAATGAATAGAGATCTATATCTGAAATCACCTTGGTTTAATGAGGATACTTTGACTGTAGATCCTAATCATTTGAAAAAATTAAACAAACAATTTGAAAATTCACTTGAACTTTTCTTTTCAAAATTATAGTAAAATTATTTGAGTTTCACTATAATTTTCCTGATAATTGTATTATTTACTTCTCTAAATTCCACAAAAAATCATGGCAACAAAAAAACGCGCTGCCAAAAGAAGCGCATCTAGAAAAACTGGTGCAAAAGCCAAGAAAACTGTAAAAAGATCAAAACCAGCTAGTAAGGCAAAACGTAAAGCAACTCTTGTAGCAAACAAACGAAAAAGAGAACTTGCAAAAGCAAACACTAAGATCAAGAGTTTGAAAAAAGCACTAAGAACTGCAGAAAAATCTGCTAGAAAAAAGAAAACAACTTATCAACAAGCCCTAAAAAGAGCATCTCAGACTCAATAGGGATTCATTCTTTTTTTCTATTTTTTTAATAACTTTACAAATGATCTTTGGGTTTTGATTTAGCCATATTTTTCATCATTTTATCTACCAAATCCTCAATCTGTTCATTAGATATGGCTAATTTTGATTTTAAATCTGCATTTTCTCTAATTTTGAACAAAACCACAAAAAATGAAATTACTGAGGTTATACTTCCAATAATGGTGACTAAAAGAATAAGATCAAGGGAATTGTTCACCCTGTCCTCCATAATCATGTCTTTTCCATTTATTGCATCTATGTTGTAGGGATCCACTTCTAAAGCTTCATCAAAATATTCTAGAGCCTCATCATATCTTCCTAATTCTACCAGAACTGATGCTTCTCCAATTAATGCCTGTGTATTATCAGGATCAATTGAAAGAATTTTTTCATAAATTTTTTGAGATTTGATATTTTTTTCTTCCAAGAAATTTAATTCTGCTATTCCGAGTAATGTAGTAATATTTTCAGGTTCTACTTCTTGTGCTGCCAAAAAAGCAATTCTTGATTGTTCATATTGATTTAATTCTAGATATACTTGACCTTTCCCGTTTAGAGCCTCTATGTTGTCTAAATCTATTCCAAGAACCATGTCGTACAAATTTAATGATAATTTGTATTGATTAATTGACAGCAGAGCATTTGCATTTCCTAAAAGAGCTGATAGATTGTTTGGATCTATTTTTAAAACAATGTTGAAGAATAAGATGGCATCATCGTATTGTTCTACTTTTAATAACACATTTCCACTTCCTAGCAAAGCATCAATGTTTCTACGATCTTTCTTTAATACATGCTCAAATTGTTTAATGGCATCATCATATCTGTCTAAATTATAATATGCATTTCCAATTCCATTTATGGAATCAAAATTCATTGGTTCTATGGTATACGCTCTTTCAAAATTTTGTAAAGCATTGACATACTTTCCTTGTAATAGTAGAACATTTCCTTTTTTATTTAGTGCATTAACGTTATCTGGTTCAACTTCTAGTATTTTCTCTAACTCAATTATGGCATCGTCAAATTTCTTTTCTTGATTAAGACGAGTGAAATTATCTAAATACTTACTTTCTTCCAAGTTTGTTAACGCTAATGCCGTAGGAATAGCTGAAATTACGCCTAAAATTGTTAAAATTAACAATAATTTCATTTTAGATCTCACTCAAACAACGCACACTCTTAGTACATTGTTTTCATTCTTTTTCTTTTTCTCAAATCTTTTTCATGATATGAAGATTCTAATGAATAATCATATTGAGGATACAATTTTTCAAATTGTTTTTCAACATTACTCTCATAATCCTGTTTTGAATCTGTCATGGTGTTTATTCCTCATCTTCTCTGCTGTGCCAAACTGAATCTTTTTGTTTGCATGTTTCGGAGCAATATTCTTCTTGACTCTTTAATCCACATCCACAATAATCACAATGCATAGATTTGTCATAAGATTTGTTTGTTGTAGTTAATTCTTTGTATTCTATCAATGACACCATTTGAGAATAATTATTTAAAATCTCTTCAATAGTTGATTTCATTCAGAATCAAATCAACCAATAAATTGTTTATAGATTTGTTCTTGAAAATTTAAACTTAAGAGAGTAACAGACGCCATGTGTAGCTGTCTTGATTTGACAGTGTCTGTATTCTCTTTAAAAATTTATTTTTATAATTTATAAAATATATTTTCTAAATACAAAATTTGCAGGGACTAAACTTGCTCTTTGTAGCTGTTTCAAGCAAGTCTGGCGTAAAATACACTCGTTTATTTTTTTTAGTGTTGTAGATTTTACATTCTTGTTGTAAATTACCTAAGTGATGTACTATACATGTGTCAAGATCCCCCATATATCCTGCCATTCTATTCCTCTAAAATTTTATGACATAAAACACATTCTCTTTTGTTATCCAAAGTTGATATTTCTATGGATGGAAAATGATTGCATTTTTCTTGATTTATTCTTATTTGGAACATGTTTCTTCATCGATATTTGATTTTTTCACTTTACCAATTATCCTCTGGATGTTGAGAACTTGATTGATATTTGATGTGTCTGTGAGTTATGTTGAATCATCATGAAGTCAACTAGTTTACTTTATAATGAATCAAGTCAAGAAGATTATTTTTTAAATTCTCATTAAGAAATTTTTTGATGTTTATGAAGAAATCTCACAAACCCTTATTTCCTCCAATTGAGGCTGTACAAAAAATATGTTCTATATGTAATAAACAATTTCAAAATCGGGCTAGTGAATATTGCTCTTCAGAATGTGCCCTATTGGAACAAGATAGATTAAAGGAGAATATCTGATGATTTTTCATACTTGCTTTTGCTGTGGTAGAAAATTTAGTACTGAATCAGGATTCTACTGTTCTTATCAATGTGAATTTATTGCGTCAGTCACAAAAAAGCGCTTTTACAACAAAAAACAATTAGTTTAAACTTGTTTTTAATCTTTATAAAACCTGCATTTCAAAATAGAATTTTATTATTTGCAAATAATTTTTAGATGAAGGTTTTTCTTTCCGTATGGATATTGACCAACTAGGTTTTGCCTACAAACCTTGTAACGGCAAATTCACATTTTAGATCATGGATTTAAACCTGACGAATAATTTGTTTCAAATTTAATAAGAATTGATTTCGTTCAGAATTAAATCAACTCAAAAATATCTTAAATAACAAAAATTAATTGCTACTTTATGAAATGTCAATGTAACAAAGGACAACTTTGCATGTTTCACTATATTTTAAAAAATCCTCTATCCATGAAGCCCTATTTTGGAATAACTGTCTTTGATGAATTTAGAGAGATGAAAGATTGAAAGTCGAAATAATACAATCAAATGACAAATCCGAACTTGATAATCTCATTAACGCCTGCATACAAGATCGTGATGTTGAAGACATTAAGTTAACTTCTGTAGTATTATCAGATAACATTGTTCAATATACTGCAATGATTATGTTTAGACCATAAATGACTCACAAATTCGTGTGTGTTATGATGGTAGATTAGATCATGTTATCAACTATTTCTCTGAAAAATCTTTTAACAAATATGTTGTAATTTTGATATTAGTTTTACAAATGTTCAATACTCAAATAATTGCCTTTATCTAACACGAATGAGAATTAAAGTATGCAAGCCTACATTCTAATTAATTGCGTTACTGGTAGTGAATCTCGAATAATTTCTGAATTAAAAGAATTACTTGAAATTATTGAAATTAATGGTATTTGGGGCAAATATGATATTTTTGTTAAAGTTAAAACATCTGATCTTAATGGAGTAGAACAAATCATCAAAAGACTAAGAAATCATCCTGACATTACTGACACATTTACTATGCATGTATTGTATGGTCAGGGTGGAAGTATAGATGAAGACGAATAAGTCTAAATTTATGAATCTAATAATTGTTAGAATTGATTGGGTATGGATAGAAATCTTCTTTTGGTGATTTTGGGTTCAATTGGAGCATTGTCTTTAGAAATTTTTCTTCTAGTATTGTGTTGCATTTAGAATACAGTCGTATGTTATATTTTTGCAAAATGTGCCTTAATTGACGCAGAATCCTACTTTTACAGTTAGTAAGCGATTAATTTTGACCTGTTTTTAAAACCAATACTCGTTTTAATGGATATTGGTCTGTGAACCAATAATTTTACCCAAAAAAGGTTCAAGCCTCTAAGGATTCTAACTTGAATCTAATTTACTCTCATTATCGGTTCAAGCCTTTTTGGGTTCTTCATCATTGTGATTCAGCTAACTTTAATTTCTCTTCTGCAAGTAATTTTTCTACTTCAATCTTGTGAGGCTTACAATACAATCCGTTTTCTACACAATCAGGACATCTTAGGTATTTGTAATAATCAATCATAATATCCTTCGTCTCTCATTTGTTATAATGCATCCCACCTGATTCCCACCATACAATAGGTGAATCCACGTGGGACAT
This sequence is a window from Nitrosopumilus sp.. Protein-coding genes within it:
- a CDS encoding N-formylglutamate amidohydrolase, with product MLPVLLSIPHGGTKKPPELEGHLSITNRDLFDDSDPFVIELYDLGDKVQRVIKTDIARAFVDLNRSLEDMPPDNPDGLIKSKTCYDKPIYTNGKEPDDSLKTMLVELYYNPYHKTIQKNITESGLKLCLDCHSMAAVAPFYSPDKNSSKRPTFCISNNDGKTSSQEMMEQLADSLSKSYFIDREEIFLNDPFHGGYITRTYGNNPLPWIQVEMNRDLYLKSPWFNEDTLTVDPNHLKKLNKQFENSLELFFSKL
- a CDS encoding tetratricopeptide repeat protein — translated: MKLLLILTILGVISAIPTALALTNLEESKYLDNFTRLNQEKKFDDAIIELEKILEVEPDNVNALNKKGNVLLLQGKYVNALQNFERAYTIEPMNFDSINGIGNAYYNLDRYDDAIKQFEHVLKKDRRNIDALLGSGNVLLKVEQYDDAILFFNIVLKIDPNNLSALLGNANALLSINQYKLSLNLYDMVLGIDLDNIEALNGKGQVYLELNQYEQSRIAFLAAQEVEPENITTLLGIAELNFLEEKNIKSQKIYEKILSIDPDNTQALIGEASVLVELGRYDEALEYFDEALEVDPYNIDAINGKDMIMEDRVNNSLDLILLVTIIGSITSVISFFVVLFKIRENADLKSKLAISNEQIEDLVDKMMKNMAKSKPKDHL
- a CDS encoding Lrp/AsnC ligand binding domain-containing protein, which produces MQAYILINCVTGSESRIISELKELLEIIEINGIWGKYDIFVKVKTSDLNGVEQIIKRLRNHPDITDTFTMHVLYGQGGSIDEDE